TGAGGGCCAGAAGGACCTCCTCAGCGAGCCTCGGGGAAAGGCCCAGGGAAGGCTCGTCCACCAGCAGGATCTTGGGAAAGCCCATAAGGGCCCGGCCGATGGCCAGCATCTGCTGCTCCCCACCGGAAAGCGTCCCCGCCAGCTGCCGCCGCCTCTCGGCCAGGCGGGGAAAGAGGCCGTAGACCCGCTCGTAGCCC
Above is a window of Thermus aquaticus DNA encoding:
- a CDS encoding ATP-binding cassette domain-containing protein, which codes for GYERVYGLFPRLAERRRQLAGTLSGGEQQMLAIGRALMGFPKILLVDEPSLGLSPRLAEEVLLALKAVAGEGVGVLLVEQNVALTLDVAERGYVLEHGKVVLEGPASALAQDPR